The following are encoded together in the Vigna unguiculata cultivar IT97K-499-35 chromosome 2, ASM411807v1, whole genome shotgun sequence genome:
- the LOC114173396 gene encoding chalcone synthase 17-like codes for MVSVSEIRQAQRAEGPATILAIGTATPPNCVDQSTYPDYYFRITNSEHMTDLKEKFQRMCDKSMIKKRYMHVTEEILKENPSMCAYMAPSLDARQDIVVVEVPRLGKEAAVKAIKEWGQPKSKITHLIFCTTSGVDMPGADYQLTKLLGLRPYVKRYMMYQQGCFAGGTVLRLAKDLAENNKGARVLVVCSEITAVTFRGPSDTHLDSLVGQALFGDGAAAMIVGSDPIPQIEKPLFELVWTAQTIAPDSEGAIDGHLREVGLTFHLLKDVPGIVSKNIGKALSEAFNPLNISDYNSIFWIAHPGGPAILDQVEQKLGLKPEKMKATRDVLSDYGNMSSACVLFILDEMRRKSVENGLKTTGEGLEWGVLFGFGPGLTIETVVLHSVAI; via the exons ATGGTGAGTGTGTCAGAGATCCGCCAGGCTCAAAGGGCAGAAGGCCCAGCAACCATCCTTGCAATCGGAACTGCAACTCCACCGAATTGTGTTGATCAGAGCACTTATCCTGACTACTACTTCAGAATCACGAACAGCGAGCACATGACTGATCTCAAGGAGAAGTTTCAACGCATGT GCGACAAGTCTATGATCAAGAAGCGATACATGCACGTGACGGAGGAGATCCTAAAGGAGAATCCAAGCATGTGTGCTTACATGGCACCTTCTTTGGATGCGAGACAAGACATAGTAGTGGTAGAAGTACCAAGGTTAGGAAAAGAGGCTGCAGTGAAGGCCATAAAGGAATGGGGGCAGCCAAAGTCAAAAATTACACACTTGATCTTTTGCACCACCAGTGGTGTCGACATGCCTGGTGCTGATTACCAGCTTACCAAACTCCTTGGACTTCGCCCCTATGTTAAGAGGTACATGATGTACCAACAGGGATGCTTTGCTGGAGGCACGGTTCTTCGATTGGCCAAGGATTTGGCTGAGAACAACAAGGGTGCCCGTGTGCTTGTCGTGTGTTCTGAGATCACTGCAGTCACCTTTCGTGGCCCAAGTGACACCCACTTAGACAGTCTTGTGGGTCAAGCACTGTTTGGAGATGGAGCAGCTGCAATGATTGTTGGTTCTGACCCAATTCCACAGATTGAAAAGCCATTGTTTGAACTTGTTTGGACTGCACAGACCATTGCTCCAGACAGTGAAGGTGCCATTGATGGGCATCTTCGTGAAGTTGGACTCACTTTTCACCTCCTTAAGGATGTTCCTGGGATTGTTTCGAAGAACATTGGGAAGGCACTTTCTGAGGCCTTTAATCCATTGAACATCTCTGATTACAACTCCATCTTCTGGATTGCACATCCTGGTGGGCCTGCAATTCTTGACCAAGTTGAGCAAAAGTTGGGTCTAAAACCTGAAAAGATGAAGGCCACCAGAGATGTTTTGAGTGATTATGGAAATATGTCAAGTGCATGTGTGCTTTTCATCTTGGATGAAATGAGGAGGAAATCTGTTGAAAATGGACTCAAAACCACAGGTGAAGGACTTGAATGGGGTGTCTTGTTTGGTTTTGGACCTGGACTTACCATTGAAACTGTTGTTCTTCACAGTGTTGCCATATAA
- the LOC114173400 gene encoding chalcone synthase 17-like — translation MVSVSEIRQAQRAEGPATILAIGTATPANCVDQSTYPDYYFRITNSEHMTDLKEKFQRMCDKSMIKKRYMHVTEEILKENPNMCAYMAPSLDARQDIVVVEVPRLGKEAAVKAIKEWGQPKSKITHLIFCTTSGVDMPGADYQLTKLLGLRPYVKRYMMYQQGCFAGGTVLRLAKDLVENNKGARVLVVCSEITAVTFRGPSETHLDSLVGQALFGDGAAAVIVGSDPIPQIEKPLFELVWTAQTIAPDSEGAIDGHLREVGLTFHLLKDVPGIVSKNIGKALSEAFDPLNISDYNSIFWIAHPGGPAILDQVEQKLGLKPEKMKATRDVLSDYGNMSSACVLFILDEMRRKSVENGLKSTGEGLEWGVLFGFGPGLTIETVVLHSIAI, via the exons atGGTGAGTGTCTCAGAGATCCGTCAAGCTCAGAGGGCAGAAGGCCCAGCAACCATCCTTGCCATTGGAACTGCAACTCCGGCAAACTGTGTTGATCAGAGCACTTATCCTGACTACTATTTCAGAATCACGAACAGTGAGCACATGACCGATCTCAAGGAGAAGTTTCAACGCATGT GCGACAAGTCTATGATCAAGAAAAGATACATGCATGTGACGGAGGAGATCCTGAAGGAGAACCCCAACATGTGTGCTTACATGGCACCTTCTTTAGATGCGAGGCAAGACATAGTCGTTGTAGAGGTACCAAGGCTAGGGAAAGAGGCTGCAGTGAAGGCTATTAAGGAGTGGGGGCAGCCAAAGTCAAAGATTACACACTTGATCTTTTGCACTACAAGTGGCGTGGACATGCCTGGTGCTGATTACCAGCTCACCAAACTCCTAGGACTTCGCCCATATGTCAAGAGGTATATGATGTACCAACAGGGGTGCTTTGCAGGAGGTACGGTTCTTCGATTGGCCAAGGATTTGGTAGAGAACAACAAGGGCGCCCGTGTGCTTGTCGTGTGTTCTGAGATCACTGCAGTCACCTTCCGTGGCCCAAGTGAAACTCACCTAGACAGTCTTGTGGGACAGGCACTATTTGGCGATGGAGCAGCTGCAGTCATTGTTGGTTCTGACCCAATTCCACAGATTGAGAAGCCATTGTTTGAGCTTGTTTGGACTGCACAGACCATTGCTCCAGATAGTGAAGGTGCCATTGATGGCCACCTTCGTGAAGTTGGACTCACCTTTCACCTCCTTAAGGATGTTCCTGGGATTGTTTCAAAGAACATTGGGAAGGCACTTTCTGAGGCCTTCGATCCATTGAACATCTCTGAttacaactccatcttttgGATTGCACACCCTGGCGGGCCTGCAATTCTTGACCAAGTTGAGCAAAAGTTGGGTCTCAAACCTGAAAAGATGAAGGCCACTAGAGATGTGCTTAGTGACTATGGAAACATGTCAAGTGCATGTGTGCTTTTCATATTGGATGAGATGAGGAGGAAATCAGTAGAGAATGGACTCAAATCCACAGGTGAAGGACTTGAATGGGGTGTCTTGTTTGGTTTTGGACCTGGACTTACCATCGAAACCGTTGTTCTTCACAGCATTGCAATATAA
- the LOC114173398 gene encoding chalcone synthase 17-like — MVSVSEIRQAQRAEGPATILAIGTATPSNCVDQSTYPDYYFRITNSEHMTDLKEKFQRMCDKSMIKKRYMHVTEEILKENPNMCAYMTPSLDARQDIVVVEVPKLGKDAAVKAIKEWGQPKSKITHLIFCTTSGVDMPGADYQLTKLLGLRPYVKRYMMYQQGCFAGGTVLRLAKDLAENNKGARVLVVCSEITAVTFRGPSETHLDSLVGQALFGDGAAAVIVGSDPIPQIEKPLFELVWTAQTIAPDSEGAIDGHLREVGLTFHLLKDVPGIVSKNIGKALSEAFDPLNISDYNSIFWIAHPGGPAILDQVEQKLGLKPEKMKATRDVLSDYGNMSSACVLFILDEMRRKSTENKLKTTGEGLEWGVLFGFGPGLTIETVVLHSVEI, encoded by the exons atggtgaGTGTATCGGAGATTCGCCAGGCTCAAAGAGCAGAAGGTCCAGCAACCATCCTTGCCATCGGAACTGCAACTCCATCCAACTGTGTTGATCAGAGCACCTATCCTGACTACTATTTCAGGATCACAAATAGCGAGCATATGACCGATCTTAAGGAGAAGTTTCAGCGCATGT GCGACAAGTCGATGATCAAGAAGCGATACATGCACGTGACGGAGGAGATCCTCAAGGAGAATCCCAACATGTGTGCTTACATGACACCTTCTTTGGATGCGAGGCAAGATATAGTTGTGGTAGAGGTACCAAAGCTAGGGAAAGATGCTGCAGTGAAGGCCATAAAGGAGTGGGGACAGCCAAAGTCAAAGATTACACACTTGATTTTTTGCACCACTAGTGGTGTCGACATGCCTGGTGCTGATTACCAGCTCACCAAACTCCTCGGACTTCGCCCCTATGTCAAGAGGTACATGATGTACCAACAGGGGTGCTTTGCCGGAGGCACAGTTCTTCGATTGGCCAAGGATTTAGCCGAGAACAATAAGGGTGCCCGTGTGCTTGTCGTGTGTTCTGAGATCACTGCAGTCACCTTCCGTGGCCCAAGTGAAACTCACCTAGACAGTCTTGTGGGTCAAGCACTGTTTGGAGATGGAGCAGCTGCAGTCATTGTTGGTTCTGACCCAATTCCACAAATTGAGAAGCCATTGTTTGAGCTTGTTTGGACTGCACAGACCATTGCTCCAGACAGTGAAGGTGCCATTGATGGCCACCTTCGTGAAGTTGGACTCACTTTTCACCTCCTTAAGGATGTTCCTGGGATTGTCTCAAAGAACATTGGGAAGGCACTTTCCGAGGCCTTCGATCCATTGAACATCTCTGATTACAACTCCATCTTCTGGATTGCACACCCTGGTGGACCTGCAATTCTTGATCAAGTTGAGCAAAAGTTGGGTCTCAAACCTGAAAAGATGAAGGCCACTAGAGATGTGCTTAGTGACTATGGGAACATGTCAAGTGCATGTGTGCTTTTCATTTTGGATGAAATGAGGAGGAAATCAACTGAAAATAAACTCAAAACCACAGGTGAAGGACTTGAATGGGGTGTCTTGTTTGGCTTTGGACCAGGACTTACCATTGAGACCGTTGTTCTCCATAGCGTGGAGATATAA
- the LOC114173395 gene encoding chalcone synthase 17-like: MVSVSEIRQAQRAEGPATILAIGTATPPNCVDQSTYPDYYFRITNSEHMTDLKEKFQRMCDKSMIKKRYMHVTEEVLKENPNMCAYMAPSLDARQDIVVVEVPKLGKDAAVKAIKEWGQPKSKITHLIFCTTSGVDMPGADYQLTKLLGLRPYVKRYMMYQQGCFAGGTVLRLAKDLAENNKGARVLVVCSEITAVTFRGPSETHLDSLVGQALFGDGAAAVIVGSDPIPQIEKPLFELVWTAQTIAPDSEGAIDGHLREVGLTFHLLKDVPGIVSKNIGKALSEAFDPLNISDYNSIFWIAHPGGPAILDQVEQKLGLKPEKMKATRDVLSNYGNMSSACVLFILDEMRRKSTENKLKTTGEGLEWGVLFGFGPGLTIETVVLHSVEI; this comes from the exons ATGGTGAGTGTGTCGGAGATCCGTCAAGCTCAAAGGGCAGAGGGGCCTGCAACCATCCTTGCAATTGGAACTGCTACTCCACCGAACTGTGTTGATCAGAGCACCTATCCCGACTATTACTTTAGAATTACAAATAGTGAGCACATGACCGATCTCAAGGAGAAGTTCCAACGCATGT GCGACAAGTCGATGATCAAGAAGAGATACATGCACGTGACAGAGGAGGTCCTGAAGGAGAATCCCAACATGTGTGCTTACATGGCACCTTCTTTGGATGCGAGGCAAGACATAGTAGTGGTAGAGGTACCAAAGTTAGGGAAAGATGCTGCAGTGAAGGCCATAAAGGAATGGGGACAACCAAAGTCAAAGATTACACACTTGATCTTTTGCACCACCAGTGGCGTCGACATGCCTGGTGCTGATTACCAGCTCACCAAACTCCTCGGACTTCGCCCCTATGTCAAGAGGTACATGATGTACCAACAAGGGTGCTTTGCAGGAGGCACGGTTCTTCGATTGGCCAAGGATTTAGCTGAGAACAATAAGGGAGCCCGTGTGCTTGTCGTGTGTTCTGAGATCACTGCAGTCACCTTCCGTGGCCCAAGTGAAACTCACCTAGATAGTCTTGTGGGTCAAGCACTGTTTGGAGATGGAGCAGCTGCAGTCATTGTTGGTTCTGACCCAATTCCACAAATTGAGAAGCCATTGTTTGAGCTTGTTTGGACTGCACAGACCATTGCTCCAGACAGTGAAGGTGCCATTGATGGCCACCTTCGTGAAGTTGGACTCACTTTTCACCTCCTTAAGGATGTTCCTGGGATTGTCTCAAAGAACATTGGGAAGGCACTTTCCGAGGCCTTCGATCCATTGAACATCTCTGATTACAACTCCATCTTCTGGATTGCACACCCTGGTGGACCTGCAATTCTTGACCAAGTTGAGCAAAAGTTGGGTCTCAAACCTGAAAAGATGAAGGCCACTAGAGATGTGCTTAGTAACTATGGGAACATGTCAAGTGCATGTGTGCTTTTCATTTTGGATGAAATGAGGAGGAAATCAACTGAAAATAAACTCAAAACCACAGGTGAAGGACTTGAATGGGGTGTCTTGTTTGGCTTTGGACCAGGACTTACCATTGAGACCGTTGTTCTCCATAGCGTGGAGATATAA